From the Acidimicrobiia bacterium genome, the window CAGGCCGAGTTTCTTGCAGTTGGGCACGATCTTGCTGAAGAGCATGTTCTGAAACACCTGCCGCTGCGGAGCTTTCAGCACCATCTGAGCGGCCACCTTCGGGTCGACACCCATGTGCTCCCACACCTCTTGCTGGAGGAAACGGTCGCGCATGCGCACCGCCGCCTCGAAGGCAAACTCTTGACGCTCCAACATCTCAGCATCGGTGAGCTCGCCGTAGTACTCCTTCAACGACAACACCCCAAAGGCCACGTGGCGGGCTTCG encodes:
- a CDS encoding ferritin-like domain-containing protein, encoding EARHVAFGVLSLKEYYGELTDAEMLERQEFAFEAAVRMRDRFLQQEVWEHMGVDPKVAAQMVLKAPQRQVFQNMLFSKIVPNCKKLGLLDRNDHWLRGKFTELGVIQFEDWADTEEEYQTFALAEGELAAS